The region CGCCTTGGCCCTGACGGTGTTTGCGATCCTGACCCTGCTCTGTCTTTTCGTACAGATGGCCTGGTGCCGTTATCTCTGCCCCTACGGCGCCCTGCTGGGGCTGGTCTCCATCTTCTCCCTGAGCAAGATAAGGCGCAGTGAAAAACTCTGCATCCGCTGCGGACTGTGCTCGGCCCGCTGTCCCGCCTGGCTGCCGGTGATGCATAAAAAGACGGTTCGCTCCGCCGAGTGCTACGCCTGTTATCGCTGCGTTCACGGCTGTCCGTCCCCGGGGGCGGTGACCATGAAAGCAGCGGGGCGGATCCTGCTCCCCTCGGTCGTCTTCGCCCTCCTTCTGTTGACTCTCTTCATCGGCGCCGATCTCTACGGACGATCTGTCGACCGCTGGCAGAGCAGCCCGTCCGCCAGGGAAGTCTCCGGTATCCTCCGAAGTCGTTAGACGGTACACCTTCGGCGGTAAAACAACCGTTTCGCCTCGGCCCATCACGCCTTCATCTTCGAGAAAGTCCGTCTCGATGTCACGGATATAAAAAGTCCCCTCCCCATCCAGAAGATTATCAGCGCGCCATTACCTGGAAACGGGTATATCAAAAGAGTCCTTCAGGTTTCCCACAAAGGGGAAGATCCCGTCCAGGCCTGGAGAAGATTTCACCAAAAATGACATAGCCATTCTCGTGGAGATTTCCCGGGTCATCGCCGGGCAGCTCTGAAGCCCCCTTCGACGCAGACCTTTGCACCGTGCCGCAGAGACATTCCCCGACAGCCGATCTACAGCGTCCTGGCCAGAAGGAACATCCCCAGGAGGAGTGTTGCGCAGCCGACCCCCATTTTCATGGCCCGTTCCGAAACCCGCCGCACCGTCCAGGTCGACATCGGGACCGACAGCACCCCCCCCAAAGTCAGCGGCAGCGCCAGACTCGGATCCAGAGCGCCTTGGACCAGGAGATATCCGGTCAACCCCACCAGGCAGGTAAACGATTCGGCCAGCGAGGTAATGGCCACCGCCTGCTTCGGCGACAAACCCGAGACCACCTGCCCTGAAGTCGTCAAAGGTCCGTATCCTCCCCCGCTTACCCCCTTGTTGAAGGCGGCGACGGCTCCCAAAAGGAGGATAAAGCCCGGGCGATAGCGGAACCTCCGGCGGACAGAGGCGAGAATGGCCAGGCCGGCGGACAGGATAATGGCTGCGATAATCGAATTGAGCAAGGCTTTCGACACATTCACGGATAAGACGACCGCCCCGATGGCGCCAGCGAGGCTCAGCCCTGACAAAAGAATGGCCGTGTTCCGGGCATGGCGATCCTTGACGAAATCGACGTTCCCATCCCTCTGATGCATCACCCCTGCCGAGAGCCCGGTGACCAGCTCGCTCAACAATATGCAGGGGACCACCTGGAGCGGCTCGTAGCCGACCAGGAGAAGGATCGGTGTGAGAGTCGTCCCGTAGCCCATGCCGAGACTCGAGTCGACGTATTCGCAAAGATGCGCCGAAAGAAAGAGCAGCAGAAAGGACGCTGGGAGCTGGTCCCCAGGAAGGTCGGGAATAAACCGCCAGTCAGGGAAAACTGCCTTGAGGCCAACGAGAAGAAGCAGCCCCGAGATGGTCCAGCACCAGATCCGCATCCGGCGCTGACGAAAAATGCCTGGCGCCGCCAATTGAGAAGCCGATTTGAACTCTCCCATAGTCCCCATGCCGTCCTCCGCTTCTGAATAAATCCCTGACGTAAAAACCCCTGGAGATCTTTCCCTGAACATTTGTTTAGCAGGGGCCGTGCCGAAGCTCCTTCTCTCCGCCAGGCCCCATAAATCAGGCCCACCGATCGGTGTCTTGAACTCACCGCGGTATTTGATAGAGTTTCTATCGTATTTGACGGTTCCCCTATCTTCCGCCACGGTGATCTGATGCAGAGTTTTCAACTGACCGTCCTGGAGATCTGGCGCCTCGCCTGCAGCCATGCTGAATTCTCCGAAGCCGTCAGGCTGAGCGTTCCTGTGCTGGCCCGGCCGTTTCCGATCGATACGGTTCTGGTGCGCAGCATCGACCGGGCAGACTCCCGGATCGTGACGGCGGGTTCTGGAAGCCTCACCCTCAGCAGTCGAATCGCCCCTCTCAGATTCACCTGCAATCCTCAGCAGGTTGGGCATCTTCTGGACTGGGGCTCCAAAGCAATTCCCTGGGAAGCCGATGCCGGCGCGACCAGGAGCGGCCTGCCTGGAATCCTGCCCGATGATTTCAATGGAACGGTTCTAGCCGGCCCTCTCAACCACAATCGAGAGATGCTCGGCGCCCTGGTCCTTGCCTCCACTCTCTCCCAACCTTTCGAACCCCGGCACCACCGTATGCTGGAAGCCCTTCTCGAACCCTTTTCGATCGCACTTTTCAACAGCAGACACCTCCACGAACTGACAATGATCAGAGAGGCCGCCGAGGCCAGCAATCTCTCCCTGCTCTCGAAACTGGGACGCCAGGACATCAGCGATTCAATCATCGGCTCGGAAACGGGGCTTCGGAAGGTGGTCAAAGCCATCGAGCAGGTGAGCCGCTCGGATGCGCCGGTGCTCCTGCTCGGCGAAACAGGTTCCGGGAAAGAGGTGGCCGCCCGGGCCATCCATAATCACTCGCGGAGACGGGCGGGGCCATTTTTACGGGTGAACTGCGGGGCGATTCCATCCGAATTGGTCGACTCGCAGCTTTTTGGTCATGAGCGGGGCAGTTTTACCGGTGCGACGGGAAGTCACAAGGGATGGTTTGAACGAGCAGATGGGGGGACGCTTTTTCTGGATGAGATCGGAGAGCTGCCGCCGGCGGCCCAGGTGAGGCTGTTACGGATTCTTCAGGACGGGACCTTCGAACGGGTTGGTGGTCAGAAGCAGCTCAACGTCGACGTGCGGGTTGTGGCGGCCACTCACCTCGACCTGAGAGAGATGGTGAGACGAGGAGATTTCAGAGATGACCTCTGGTACCGCATCGCGGTCTTTCCGCTCGTGATTCCTCCCCTGCGCGAAAGAACTGAGGACATCCCCGCACTGGCAGCTCATTTTGCTCTGCGCGCGGCGAAACGCCTGGGAGCGCCCCCGCTGACACCCTCTGACAGCGACATCCGGCGCCTCGTGGCCTATCCCTGGCCGGGGAATATCCGAGAACTGGCCGCGGTCATCGAGCGGGCAGTCATCCTGGGGAATAAGAATGGCCTCGCGGTGGACCAGGCTCTGGGGATAGAAGGGTCCATGGGGCCACGGGACTTTCCTTCGTGTGCCGAGGCGGCGCCCTCCCGGCCGGGAACAAGACCATTTCCGAGCCTGGATGAGATCATGCGAAAACACATCGAAGCAGCCCTCATGCAATCAAGGGGTCGTGTTGAAGGCCCTGATGGCGCCGCTCGTCTCCTCGAGATCAATCCACACACCTTGCGGGCACGCATGCGCAAGCTCGGCATTCAATGGGCCGGCTTCCGGACGAAATGATCCTCTCTTCATCATGCCGACAGGCATCTCGATTGACATTCAAGCGAAAGGGGCCTGCCCTCATTCACTTGTTTTTTAGATTTCAGCCTTGTGGATCTCAAAGAGCCCTGATCCTATCCGTCAGCACAGGGACGAACTGGTTCAGGTCGGCCACCACCAGCACGTCGGCCACCTCGCCTATGGGAGCATCCCTGTCGGTGTTGATTGCCACCACGAACTCCGACTTCTTCATCCCGGCCAGGTGTTGAATCGCTCCGGAGATGCCGCAGGCCACGTACAGCTTCGGCGAGACGGCCTGGCCGGTGGAGCCGACCTGGCGGTTGTGTTCGGCCCATTCGGCATCGACAACGGGGCGGCTGGCGCCCATTTCCCCTCCCATCGCCTCGGCCAGGGCGGCGACGACGGTCAGATTGTCCTTCTTGCCGATCCCCCTTCCGGCGCTGACGATGATCTCCGATTTGGTCAGATCGACTCCGGTCTTCTCGGCCGCTTCGTAGCCGCCAAACTCCATGGGGGCCGCCCAGTCGGCATCGATCTTCACCACCGCCGGACTCCCCGAAGGCTCGGAGGAGGGGGAGAAGGCGCCGGACTGAAGGGTGAGCACGGAAACGGCCGTCCTCGACTTGACGCTGCGACGCAGCTTGGCGTTGCAGGCGGGAACGACGTAGGCGCCGTCGGCGACACCGACCACTTCGGAGACCTGCGCCGCCTGAAGAGCCAGGGCAAGCCGGGGGGCGAGGTCCCATCCGTAGGAGGAATGGACGAAAACCACGAGGTCGGGATTCTCCCTGGCCACCGCTTCGATCAACAGATGCTTGTGCGCGGTGGGGTTGAACTCCCCGTAGTT is a window of Desulfuromonas sp. TF DNA encoding:
- a CDS encoding sulfite exporter TauE/SafE family protein; translated protein: MGTMGEFKSASQLAAPGIFRQRRMRIWCWTISGLLLLVGLKAVFPDWRFIPDLPGDQLPASFLLLFLSAHLCEYVDSSLGMGYGTTLTPILLLVGYEPLQVVPCILLSELVTGLSAGVMHQRDGNVDFVKDRHARNTAILLSGLSLAGAIGAVVLSVNVSKALLNSIIAAIILSAGLAILASVRRRFRYRPGFILLLGAVAAFNKGVSGGGYGPLTTSGQVVSGLSPKQAVAITSLAESFTCLVGLTGYLLVQGALDPSLALPLTLGGVLSVPMSTWTVRRVSERAMKMGVGCATLLLGMFLLARTL
- a CDS encoding sigma-54-dependent Fis family transcriptional regulator; the protein is MQSFQLTVLEIWRLACSHAEFSEAVRLSVPVLARPFPIDTVLVRSIDRADSRIVTAGSGSLTLSSRIAPLRFTCNPQQVGHLLDWGSKAIPWEADAGATRSGLPGILPDDFNGTVLAGPLNHNREMLGALVLASTLSQPFEPRHHRMLEALLEPFSIALFNSRHLHELTMIREAAEASNLSLLSKLGRQDISDSIIGSETGLRKVVKAIEQVSRSDAPVLLLGETGSGKEVAARAIHNHSRRRAGPFLRVNCGAIPSELVDSQLFGHERGSFTGATGSHKGWFERADGGTLFLDEIGELPPAAQVRLLRILQDGTFERVGGQKQLNVDVRVVAATHLDLREMVRRGDFRDDLWYRIAVFPLVIPPLRERTEDIPALAAHFALRAAKRLGAPPLTPSDSDIRRLVAYPWPGNIRELAAVIERAVILGNKNGLAVDQALGIEGSMGPRDFPSCAEAAPSRPGTRPFPSLDEIMRKHIEAALMQSRGRVEGPDGAARLLEINPHTLRARMRKLGIQWAGFRTK
- a CDS encoding electron transfer flavoprotein subunit alpha/FixB family protein, with protein sequence MKALLVGEYREGRLLGSTYELIAFAEKAGAESAMFLVGSESEVPKYGGTLYLADAGNYGEFNPTAHKHLLIEAVARENPDLVVFVHSSYGWDLAPRLALALQAAQVSEVVGVADGAYVVPACNAKLRRSVKSRTAVSVLTLQSGAFSPSSEPSGSPAVVKIDADWAAPMEFGGYEAAEKTGVDLTKSEIIVSAGRGIGKKDNLTVVAALAEAMGGEMGASRPVVDAEWAEHNRQVGSTGQAVSPKLYVACGISGAIQHLAGMKKSEFVVAINTDRDAPIGEVADVLVVADLNQFVPVLTDRIRAL